The following are from one region of the Salvia splendens isolate huo1 unplaced genomic scaffold, SspV2 ctg812, whole genome shotgun sequence genome:
- the LOC121791446 gene encoding receptor-like protein EIX2, whose product MTPLFSDAFADVIICKESERSALSTFRNDLEDSSDRLSSWRGADCCHWEGVICDNLTGQVRELRLRNPHNAACSSRSYGAAEFQAYDIHKLGGRLNPSLLQLEFLNHLDLSCNDFHGAPGLHLLHEKPTGAVPSRIANLSRLRHLNLGDPFPIFAESKLRVSSMQWLRHLSSLEHLDLTGADASSASDWLGSLGNLHSLLDLRLSRCGLPPVISGNAANLSRLAQLHLSWNNFDSPLPRWIYSLTDLVSLNLSHCGFYDHLPTGLQNMTKLEYLNLSSNHFTSNFPPCITRLSNLKVLAAAGNIIEGELPATMDNLTSLVTLELSLNRIGGMLPKSLSNLCNLQELYLYINTFSGGLPDFSGCISHNLRVLYLGWNNLSGPLPSNLKQAAKLRELDLTYNKLTGPLPSSLGELQELESLVISDNSFIFRANGNRFTFKPSRDWIPPFQLHGLTLRSWRLGPEFPPWIKHLKHLQYLSLANTGIEDAIPSWFWRLTPQNIAVDMKHNLITGPLPRVSSNVTILNLSFNSISGSMHQFLCENSERNMRLEILDLANNYLSGEIPDCWGNWSSLSVLRLQLDSSALRVGGVQPSSQQVLGRDPGGALPSQPHLGAGPSGQQSVRADTLVLRRFQCDGVEAEAGRTHVLFCRRHVGVVPDSQYLVVKGRLGLYSNILHWVMTLDISDNNLTGPIPAAITSLSKLQGLNLSRNSLTGRIPEHIGGMSLLESLDISKNKLSGEIPQTIAELSFLGNLNLSCNKLTGRIPSSTQLQGFDASSFAGNELCGAPLLESCGGNEGITVGGEDEEERAKLIFETEEFGLVLSIVLGFAVGFWTVIVSLVVNVSWRNAYFGVLTRMGNYVYYVWVKFLLR is encoded by the exons atgacACCTCTATTCAGCGACGCATTTGCAGACGTTATTATCTGCAAAGAGAGCGAGAGAAGCGCTCTCTCAACGTTCCGGAACGATCTAGAAGACTCCAGCGACCGCCTCTCATCCTGGCGCGGCGCAGACTGCTGCCATTGGGAAGGCGTCATCTGCGACAACCTCACCGGCCAAGTCCGCGAGCTCCGCCTCCGCAACCCTCACAACGCTGCCTGCTCTAGCCGGAGCTACGGCGCGGCTGAATTCCAAGCTTACGACATTCACAAATTGGGCGGGAGATTGAATCCATCTCTCCTCCAATTGGAGTTTTTGAATCACTTGGATCTCAGCTGCAACGATTTCCACGGCGCGCCCGGACTTCATCTCCTCCATGAGAAACCTACA GGTGCTGTCCCTAGCCGAATCGCGAACCTCTCGCGCCTTCGCCATCTgaatctcggagatccgttccCAATTTTCGCCGAGAGCAAGCTTAGGGTTAGCAGTATGCAGTGGCTTCGGCATCTTTCTTCACTGGAGCATCTCGATTTGACCGGCGCCGATGCTAGCAGCGCGAGCGATTGGCTCGGATCACTCGGAAATCTCCATTCTCTGCTCGATCTCCGCCTCTCGAGGTGCGGATTGCCGCCTGTTATCTCCGGCAATGCCGCGAATCTCTCACGTCTTGCTCAGCTTCATCTCTCTTGGAACAATTTCGATTCCCCGCTCCCTCGCTGGATTTACAGCCTCACCGATTTGGTGAGCCTGAATTTGAGCCATTGTGGATTCTACGATCACCTTCCCACCGGATTGCAAAACATGACGAAGCTCGAATACCTAAATCTGTCGTCGAATCACTTTACTTCCAATTTCCCGCCATGCATAACCAGATTGAGCAATCTCAAGGTTTTAGCAGCTGCAGGCAACATCATTGAAGGGGAACTCCCTGCTACAATGGATAATTTGACATCTTTGGTGACTCTAGAGTTGTCTCTGAACAGAATTGGGGGAATGCTACCGAAATCTCTAAGCAATCTCTGCAATCTCCAAGAGTTGTATCTGTACATAAACACCTTCTCTGGAGGTTTACCGGATTTTTCCGGCTGCATTTCACACAATTTGCGAGTTTTGTATTTGGGATGGAACAATCTCTCCGGTCCATTGCCGAGTAATCTCAAACAAGCAGCTAAATTGAGAGAGCTTGACCTCACATACAACAAGCTCACCGGGCCTCTCCCTTCGAGTCTCGGAGAATTACAGGAGTTAGAATCTCTCGTTATATCGGATAATTCTTTC ATATTCCGCGCGAATGGCAACAGGTTCACCTTCAAGCCGAGCAGAGACTGGATCCCGCCTTTCCAACTCCATGGCTTGACGCTGAGATCATGGCGGCTGGGGCCTGAGTTTCCGCCATGGATCAAACATTTGAAGCATTTGCAGTATCTGAGCTTGGCGAATACAGGGATCGAGGATGCCATTCCGTCTTGGTTCTGGAGATTAACCCCGCA AAATATAGCTGTTGATATGAAGCACAATCTCATCACCGGTCCCTTGCCTCGTGTCTCGTCGAATGTGACCATTCTCAACTTGTCATTCAACAGCATTTCGGGTtcgatgcatcaattcctcTGTGAAAATTCAGAGAGGAATATGAGGCTGGAGATTCTTGACCTCGCCAACAATTACTTATCCGGAGAGATTCCAGACTGCTGGGGAAACTGGTCGTCTCTGAGCGTGCTGAGGCTGCAG CTGGATTCATCGGCTCTCAGAGTTGGTGGTGTTCAACCTTCGTCTCAACAGGTTCTGGGGCGAGATCCCGGTGGAGCTCTGCCTTCTCAGCCGCATCTAGGCGCTGGACCTAGCGGGCAACAATCTGTCCGGGCGGATACCCTCGTGCTTCGACGGTTTCAATGTGATGGTGTGGAGGCAGAAGCCGGGCGAACGCATGTACTATTCTGCAGACGACACGTTGGTGTCGTTCCCGACAGCCAGTATCTCGTTGTGAAGGGGAGGCTCGGGTTGTACAGCAACATTCTGCATTGGGTGATGACGTTGGATATCTCAGACAACAACTTAACAGGTCCGATTCCTGCTGCAATAACGTCGCTTTCCAAGCTGCAAGGGCTGAACCTATCAAGAAACAGCTTGACAGGAAGGATCCCAGAGCATATCGGCGGCATGAGCTTGCTCGAATCGCTTGACATATCCAAGAACAAGCTGTCGGGAGAGATCCCTCAGACGATTGCAGAGTTGTCGTTTCTGGGTAATCTGAACTTGTCGTGTAATAAGTTAACCGGGAGGATCCCATCGAGCACTCAGCTCCAAGGCTTTGATGCGTCGAGCTTCGCTGGCAACGAGCTCTGTGGAGCTCCGCTGTTGGAGAGCTGTGGCGGGAATGAGGGGATTACAGTTGGTGGCGAGGATGAAGAGGAGAGGGCGAAGTTGATATTTGAAACGGAGGAGTTCGGATTGGTTTTGAGCATAGTACTAGGATTTGCAGTTGGTTTTTGGACAGTTATAGTGTCTTTGGTGGTGAATGTGTCATGGAGAAATGCCTATTTCGGGGTGCTAACGAGGATGGGGAATTACGTTTATTATGTGTGGGTTAAATTCTTGCTCCGGTGA